The following proteins come from a genomic window of Polyangiaceae bacterium:
- a CDS encoding sigma 54-dependent Fis family transcriptional regulator has protein sequence MSDWECEAPPDSSDFEGETLEMACRHPARGPWVLEVGSQRVGSAFQLGRGDSVVVGSGRLADFKIADRAVSAKHCRLVATEDGVTVEDLSSKNGVFVGGARVKTALLPGLGATLVLGGTTLVLRAEPEVDGVPDVSLPGLVGTSAAMRRVAQVVRRHARYRAPILLQGESGTGKDVVARAIHGLSGRSGDYVPINVAAIAETLADAELFGHRRGAFTGAVGSRDGAFQQAHRGTLFLDEVAELPHSIQVKLLRVVEDGVVRPLGGRPATVDVRIVSASWADLAERVGQSRFRGDLFHRLSVVVIRLPPLRNRKNDIPALAEALLARFEPEVGPRTISSAALAQLVHEDWSGNVRELAGVLYRAAVSAHRGRIEAADVEVSLRRDEGTRPEPMSPSAARALVDAHDGNASAAARAARVPRSTFRAWLEKSD, from the coding sequence ATGTCGGATTGGGAATGTGAGGCTCCCCCGGACTCCTCGGATTTCGAGGGCGAAACCCTGGAAATGGCATGCCGCCACCCGGCCCGCGGACCGTGGGTCCTCGAGGTCGGTTCGCAACGTGTCGGCAGCGCCTTTCAGCTCGGTCGCGGCGATTCGGTAGTCGTCGGCAGCGGGCGCCTCGCGGACTTCAAGATCGCCGACCGTGCCGTGAGCGCAAAGCACTGCCGCCTGGTGGCTACCGAGGACGGCGTGACCGTGGAGGACCTGAGCTCGAAGAACGGAGTATTCGTGGGTGGGGCGCGAGTGAAGACCGCGTTGCTTCCGGGTCTCGGAGCGACGCTCGTGCTCGGCGGCACGACTTTGGTGCTCCGCGCGGAGCCCGAGGTCGATGGTGTTCCCGACGTGTCCTTGCCAGGTCTCGTGGGAACGTCCGCGGCCATGCGCCGAGTCGCGCAGGTGGTTCGTCGGCACGCGCGCTACCGCGCGCCGATCCTGTTGCAGGGAGAATCCGGAACCGGCAAGGACGTGGTGGCACGGGCGATCCACGGTCTATCGGGCCGATCGGGCGACTACGTTCCCATCAATGTGGCGGCCATTGCCGAGACCCTGGCGGACGCCGAGCTCTTTGGGCATCGCCGCGGAGCCTTCACGGGCGCGGTGGGTTCCCGGGACGGAGCATTTCAGCAAGCACACCGCGGCACACTGTTCTTGGACGAGGTTGCCGAGCTCCCCCACAGCATCCAGGTGAAGCTACTGCGCGTGGTGGAAGACGGCGTCGTGCGACCGTTGGGGGGACGACCCGCGACGGTAGACGTACGCATCGTGTCGGCCTCCTGGGCGGATCTCGCGGAGCGCGTCGGCCAGAGCCGGTTCCGAGGCGATCTGTTCCATCGCTTGAGCGTCGTCGTGATTCGGCTCCCCCCGCTCAGGAATCGCAAGAACGACATTCCCGCACTCGCGGAAGCGTTGCTCGCGCGCTTCGAGCCCGAGGTCGGTCCCCGCACCATTTCCAGCGCCGCCCTCGCGCAGCTGGTTCACGAGGATTGGAGCGGCAACGTTCGCGAGCTAGCGGGCGTGTTGTACCGCGCCGCCGTATCCGCGCACCGAGGCCGCATCGAGGCCGCCGATGTCGAGGTCTCGCTCAGAAGGGACGAGGGGACGCGCCCCGAGCCCATGAGCCCCAGCGCCGCCCGCGCCTTGGTCGACGCCCACGACGGCAACGCTTCCGCGGCGGCGCGCGCAGCCCGGGTGCCGCGCAGTACGTTCCGCGCGTGGCTCGAGAAGTCGGATTAG
- a CDS encoding N-acetylmuramoyl-L-alanine amidase, protein MRWSCLALLAVVGLGQGCRKASPAAGHVAPATSAVELGVLPSRPEAVAHADHLAVQGSKSGGERGAALTLTAAELRARLWRLEGREADALEAVELYRGVEQSGAPSACDARLDRALLEGELRADPAETYRAVYQTRVAHPKTPCAKRAGNVLDALAAFRPLPNVLAELERKVGSPDGATSDGGASAATVKHDPAGPVVVPTLAGAVPKGPVRITRIEKYGAKDAARVVVFINQPATFDVGFIGRQDGRGPRLYVDVDKAKYKGALEMNVGGLVERVRIGKHKSATRVVLDLTTDVYRKVFYLPEPFRLVIDVSKTPPQQLAQGAEASRTIHRVVLDPGHGGHDPGAIGPSGLREKDVTLDIAHRAAPLIARELGVATLLTRDSDDFIPLDERAARANAFKADLFVSIHCNASEDENGHGVMTFVLDESRDQGALRVAARENAASPAAAAELANALSQVADASSTARSVHFAELLQRAASASLQPKYQNVSDHGVKRAGFYVLAGARMPAVLFETSFISNPVEESRLNTGDYRQKLADSVVNAIRAYREGR, encoded by the coding sequence ATGCGCTGGTCGTGCCTGGCCCTGTTGGCCGTCGTGGGTCTCGGGCAGGGCTGCCGGAAGGCGAGCCCGGCGGCCGGCCACGTGGCGCCCGCCACCAGCGCCGTCGAGCTCGGGGTGCTGCCGTCCCGCCCAGAAGCGGTGGCTCACGCGGATCACCTTGCCGTCCAGGGGAGCAAGTCCGGCGGAGAGCGGGGCGCGGCGTTGACGCTGACAGCCGCAGAGCTCCGGGCGCGCCTGTGGCGCTTGGAGGGCAGGGAAGCCGACGCCCTCGAAGCCGTGGAGCTCTACCGCGGGGTGGAGCAATCTGGCGCGCCGAGCGCGTGCGACGCTCGACTCGATCGGGCGTTGTTGGAGGGCGAGCTGCGGGCGGATCCCGCCGAGACCTACCGCGCCGTGTACCAGACTCGCGTCGCCCACCCGAAGACGCCCTGCGCGAAGCGCGCGGGCAACGTGCTCGATGCTCTCGCGGCGTTTCGGCCGTTGCCCAACGTGCTCGCAGAGCTCGAGCGCAAGGTGGGTTCCCCAGACGGGGCGACGAGCGACGGAGGCGCGAGCGCGGCCACCGTGAAGCACGACCCCGCGGGGCCCGTGGTGGTGCCGACGCTGGCGGGTGCCGTCCCCAAGGGACCAGTGCGCATCACCCGCATCGAGAAGTACGGAGCGAAGGACGCTGCCCGCGTCGTGGTGTTCATCAACCAGCCGGCGACCTTCGACGTCGGCTTCATCGGGCGACAGGACGGGCGTGGTCCGCGCCTCTACGTCGACGTCGACAAGGCCAAGTACAAGGGCGCCCTCGAGATGAACGTCGGCGGCTTGGTGGAGCGCGTGCGCATCGGCAAGCACAAGTCGGCGACCCGCGTGGTGCTGGACCTGACGACGGACGTGTACCGCAAGGTGTTCTACCTGCCGGAGCCGTTTCGGCTCGTGATCGACGTGTCCAAGACCCCGCCGCAGCAGCTGGCGCAAGGTGCCGAGGCGTCGCGTACGATTCACCGGGTGGTGCTCGACCCGGGCCACGGGGGCCATGATCCCGGCGCCATTGGACCGAGCGGGCTGCGGGAGAAAGACGTCACCCTCGACATCGCGCACCGCGCGGCGCCGCTGATTGCCCGCGAGCTCGGCGTCGCGACGCTCCTGACGCGCGATTCCGACGACTTCATTCCTCTCGACGAGCGCGCCGCGCGCGCCAATGCCTTCAAGGCGGACCTGTTCGTTTCCATCCACTGCAACGCGAGCGAAGACGAAAATGGTCACGGGGTGATGACTTTCGTCCTCGACGAATCGCGGGACCAAGGGGCGCTCCGGGTGGCGGCCCGGGAAAATGCGGCGTCCCCCGCCGCAGCGGCGGAGCTGGCCAACGCGCTGAGTCAGGTGGCGGACGCGTCGAGTACGGCCCGCTCCGTTCACTTTGCCGAGCTGCTTCAACGCGCCGCTTCCGCGTCACTCCAACCCAAATATCAAAATGTGAGCGATCACGGAGTGAAGCGTGCGGGATTCTACGTGCTCGCGGGGGCGCGCATGCCCGCGGTGTTGTTCGAGACGTCCTTCATCTCGAACCCCGTGGAGGAATCCCGGCTCAACACCGGTGACTACCGGCAGAAGCTCGCCGACTCCGTCGTGAACGCCATCCGCGCCTATCGCGAAGGGCGCTGA
- a CDS encoding TraR/DksA C4-type zinc finger protein has protein sequence MNKAQLKKFKDLLESKRQEIIRRAQQTLDEDMALDANDLPDEMDLASSEYLQSFTFRLRGREKVFLDKIQKALDKIEDGSFGVCDDCGEKISVKRLEARPETTLCIRCKEDQERVEKDFG, from the coding sequence ATGAACAAGGCACAACTCAAGAAGTTCAAGGATCTGCTCGAGTCCAAGCGCCAGGAGATCATCCGCCGCGCACAGCAGACCCTCGACGAGGACATGGCGCTCGACGCGAACGATCTGCCGGACGAGATGGATCTCGCCTCCAGCGAGTATCTCCAGTCCTTCACGTTCCGACTTCGCGGTCGCGAGAAGGTGTTTCTGGACAAGATCCAGAAAGCCCTCGACAAGATCGAGGACGGCAGCTTCGGCGTGTGTGACGATTGCGGAGAGAAGATCTCCGTCAAGCGTCTGGAAGCGCGCCCCGAGACCACGCTCTGCATCCGCTGCAAAGAGGATCAGGAGCGCGTCGAAAAAGACTTCGGCTGA
- the uvrA gene encoding excinuclease ABC subunit UvrA, with translation MDHLVVRCASQHNLQDVSCELPRNRLVVITGPSGSGKSSLAFDTIYAEGQRRYVESLSAYARQFLDQLPKPEVESIEGLSPAIAIEQKALGKSPRSTVGTVTEIADYLRLLFARVGTPHCPKSGKVLRAYTVQEIVDSIMDRGEGARLALLAPIVRQKKGELRGDLERLRRDGYVRARVDGQQVDLGDDIPLDRSKAHDLDVVVDRIVVKEDAKGRITDSVELALKLGDGTLLVDAVDDDGPAQVMSERLVSWDYGITLPPLEPRLFSFNSPHGACPSCDGLGLRSAIDPSRVVPDPTRTLREGAIAAFGRRGSLATATEVARLVDALSVDADVPWQDLPEESQNAILYGQKKKGRGKSRGYEGIVQRLERMLETDEVEEGADHELDDGAIGPEDLGRFVVTQTCAECNGRRLRSEALAVKLGDKDISELSALPLGKLRGFLSEFAEKDNLAAREAAIAQPLLRAVTERLGFLLEVGLDYLSLDRPAQTLSGGEGQRIRLATQIGASLVGVLYVLDEPSVGLHARDNARLLEAVRRLVDKGNSVIVVEHDRDAIEAADWVLDMGPGAGAHGGRIVAQGTPADIVADPHSVTGPYLSGEKQLPVPNKRHKPGKKKLRVVGARAHNLDDVTLEIPLGLITAITGVSGSGKSSLVVDTLLSAARAELYGATGWVGPCDRIEGLEHIDKVISIDQAPIGRTPRSNPATYTGIFTHLRELYSGLPDARARGYKPGRFSFNVKGGRCEACQGDGVLRIEMHFLPDVYVTCDTCAGRRYNRETLEIRYRGMSIADVLELTVDEAATLFDSLPRISQRLEALRQVGLGYIQLGQPATTLSGGEAQRVKLATELARKATGQTLYVLDEPTTGLHFSDVEMLTHALFGLRDAGNSIVVIEHNVDLIACADWVVDMGPEGGEGGGRIVAQGTPEDVAASAASHTGKYLAPSLAAQSAAPKKKSRR, from the coding sequence ATGGACCACCTCGTCGTCCGCTGCGCGTCCCAGCACAACCTCCAGGACGTGAGCTGCGAGCTGCCCCGAAACCGCCTGGTCGTGATCACCGGACCGAGCGGCTCGGGCAAATCGTCCCTGGCCTTCGACACCATCTACGCAGAGGGCCAGCGGCGCTACGTGGAGTCCCTCTCCGCCTACGCCCGTCAATTCCTCGACCAGCTCCCCAAGCCCGAGGTCGAGAGCATCGAGGGCTTGAGCCCGGCCATCGCCATCGAGCAGAAGGCGCTGGGAAAGAGCCCCCGCTCCACCGTCGGTACCGTCACGGAGATCGCCGACTACCTACGCCTGCTGTTCGCCCGCGTGGGAACGCCGCACTGCCCCAAGTCCGGCAAGGTGCTGCGCGCCTACACGGTGCAGGAGATCGTCGACTCCATCATGGATCGCGGCGAAGGCGCGCGGCTGGCCCTTCTCGCGCCCATCGTGCGGCAGAAGAAAGGTGAGCTCCGCGGCGATCTGGAACGGCTGCGCCGCGACGGCTACGTCCGCGCGCGAGTGGACGGGCAGCAGGTCGACCTCGGGGACGACATCCCCCTCGACCGCTCCAAAGCCCACGACCTGGACGTCGTAGTCGACCGCATCGTCGTCAAGGAAGACGCCAAGGGCCGCATCACGGACTCGGTGGAGCTCGCACTCAAGCTGGGCGATGGCACGCTCTTGGTCGACGCCGTGGACGACGACGGTCCAGCGCAAGTGATGAGCGAGCGGCTCGTGAGCTGGGACTACGGCATCACGCTCCCTCCCCTGGAGCCGCGCCTGTTCTCGTTCAACAGCCCGCACGGTGCCTGTCCCTCCTGCGACGGCCTCGGCCTGCGCTCCGCCATCGATCCTTCTCGCGTGGTGCCCGACCCCACGCGCACCTTGCGCGAAGGAGCCATCGCCGCGTTCGGCCGGCGGGGCTCTCTGGCCACCGCCACCGAGGTCGCTCGCCTGGTGGACGCGCTGTCGGTGGACGCCGACGTCCCCTGGCAAGATCTCCCGGAGGAGAGCCAGAACGCGATCCTGTACGGACAGAAGAAGAAGGGGCGTGGCAAGAGCCGCGGGTACGAAGGCATCGTGCAGCGTCTGGAGCGCATGCTCGAGACCGACGAGGTCGAAGAGGGCGCCGACCACGAGCTCGACGACGGCGCCATCGGCCCCGAAGATCTCGGACGCTTCGTGGTCACCCAGACCTGCGCCGAGTGCAACGGGCGCCGCTTGCGCAGCGAGGCCCTGGCGGTGAAGCTCGGCGACAAGGACATCTCCGAGCTCAGCGCGCTGCCCCTCGGCAAGCTGCGCGGCTTTCTCTCGGAGTTCGCCGAGAAGGATAACCTCGCCGCCCGGGAGGCGGCCATCGCGCAGCCGCTCTTGCGCGCCGTGACGGAGCGCCTTGGCTTCTTGCTCGAGGTAGGGCTCGACTACCTCTCCCTCGATCGCCCGGCGCAGACGCTGTCCGGCGGCGAAGGTCAGCGCATCCGCCTCGCCACGCAGATCGGCGCTTCCCTGGTGGGCGTCTTGTACGTCCTGGACGAGCCCAGCGTCGGCCTCCACGCCCGCGACAACGCGCGCCTCTTGGAGGCGGTGCGCCGGTTGGTCGACAAGGGCAATAGCGTGATCGTCGTCGAGCACGATCGCGACGCCATCGAGGCGGCGGACTGGGTGCTGGACATGGGTCCGGGCGCTGGAGCGCACGGCGGGCGCATCGTGGCCCAGGGCACTCCGGCGGACATCGTGGCGGATCCCCACTCCGTCACCGGCCCCTACCTGTCCGGCGAAAAGCAGCTGCCCGTCCCGAACAAACGCCACAAGCCCGGGAAGAAGAAGCTCCGGGTCGTGGGCGCTCGAGCCCACAACCTCGACGACGTCACCCTCGAGATCCCCCTCGGGCTCATCACCGCCATCACCGGCGTCAGCGGCTCGGGCAAGAGCAGCCTGGTGGTCGACACGCTGCTCAGCGCCGCCCGCGCCGAGCTGTACGGCGCCACCGGCTGGGTCGGCCCCTGCGACCGCATCGAAGGCCTCGAGCACATCGACAAGGTCATCAGCATCGACCAAGCGCCCATCGGCCGAACGCCGCGCTCGAACCCCGCGACCTACACTGGCATCTTCACCCACCTGCGCGAGCTCTATTCCGGCCTCCCGGACGCGCGCGCCCGCGGGTACAAACCGGGCCGCTTCTCCTTCAACGTGAAGGGCGGTCGCTGCGAAGCGTGTCAGGGCGATGGCGTACTGCGCATCGAGATGCACTTCTTGCCCGACGTCTACGTCACCTGCGACACCTGCGCGGGCCGCCGCTACAACCGGGAAACGCTGGAGATCCGCTATCGCGGCATGAGCATCGCGGACGTGCTCGAGCTCACCGTCGACGAAGCTGCAACGCTGTTCGACTCCCTGCCCCGCATCTCACAGCGCCTGGAGGCCCTGCGCCAGGTGGGCCTGGGCTACATCCAGCTCGGGCAGCCGGCCACCACCCTCTCCGGAGGCGAAGCACAGCGCGTGAAGCTCGCCACCGAGCTCGCGCGCAAGGCCACCGGTCAGACCCTTTACGTGCTCGACGAGCCCACCACCGGCCTTCATTTCTCGGACGTGGAGATGCTCACCCATGCCCTCTTCGGTCTGCGAGACGCCGGCAACTCCATCGTGGTCATCGAGCACAACGTGGATCTCATCGCCTGCGCGGACTGGGTCGTGGACATGGGCCCCGAGGGTGGCGAGGGCGGTGGCCGCATCGTGGCCCAAGGCACCCCAGAAGACGTCGCCGCCTCCGCCGCGAGCCACACCGGGAAGTACCTGGCGCCGTCTCTCGCAGCGCAAAGCGCCGCACCCAAGAAGAAGTCTCGGCGCTGA
- a CDS encoding SUMF1/EgtB/PvdO family nonheme iron enzyme, which yields MGRGVLPPELLPLVPLLVGLAPLPVPAQVQLHAMSLAAVEVVAALPDACPSNMVLVDGDYCPGLEYQCDRFVDETAPSCASYAQKPECRHNEQSKRFCVDKYEWPNKVGDKPAVFVNWYEAKRLCGSVGKRLCQRSEWTLACEGPKRAPYPYGWQRLPSPCNVGRPVEEPDADKLIDPRTRESEIARLWQADPIGSHPNCVSAFGAFDMVGNVDEWTDNSEESSEAVSTLNGGYWGPVRNTCRLTTKTHGPEFQFYQIGFRCCSDPLDGVPAADSPPRQSLDALDARKGPDGWPVPVSEDHHPVSTPQG from the coding sequence ATGGGACGAGGCGTGCTGCCTCCCGAGCTCCTGCCCCTGGTGCCCCTTCTGGTGGGTCTCGCGCCGTTGCCCGTTCCGGCGCAGGTCCAGCTCCACGCCATGAGCCTGGCGGCGGTGGAGGTAGTGGCCGCCCTGCCGGACGCGTGTCCCTCCAACATGGTGCTGGTGGACGGAGACTACTGCCCAGGGCTCGAGTACCAGTGCGACCGCTTCGTGGACGAAACCGCGCCCAGCTGCGCGAGCTACGCTCAGAAGCCCGAGTGCCGCCACAACGAGCAGAGCAAGCGCTTCTGCGTGGACAAGTACGAGTGGCCGAACAAGGTCGGGGACAAGCCCGCGGTGTTCGTGAACTGGTACGAGGCCAAGCGCTTGTGCGGCAGCGTGGGTAAGCGATTGTGCCAGCGCAGTGAGTGGACGCTGGCCTGTGAGGGACCCAAGCGCGCGCCATACCCCTACGGTTGGCAGCGCTTGCCGAGCCCCTGCAACGTGGGGCGCCCGGTGGAAGAGCCCGACGCCGACAAGCTGATCGATCCGCGAACCCGGGAGTCGGAGATCGCGCGGTTGTGGCAGGCCGATCCCATCGGCAGTCATCCCAACTGCGTCAGCGCGTTTGGCGCCTTCGACATGGTGGGCAACGTCGACGAGTGGACCGACAACAGCGAGGAGAGCAGCGAGGCAGTCTCCACCTTGAACGGGGGCTATTGGGGACCGGTGCGCAACACCTGTCGCTTGACGACCAAGACGCACGGGCCAGAGTTTCAGTTCTATCAGATCGGATTTCGATGCTGCTCCGACCCCCTCGATGGCGTGCCCGCGGCGGACAGCCCGCCGCGGCAGTCCCTCGACGCGTTGGATGCGCGCAAGGGGCCGGACGGTTGGCCCGTGCCCGTCAGCGAAGACCACCACCCGGTATCGACCCCGCAGGGCTGA
- a CDS encoding SUMF1/EgtB/PvdO family nonheme iron enzyme codes for MRVLALVGVVALAGCDREREAPRPAPSRPAPSVVASTAPRDAAADVSLRPGPCPDGMVLISGAYCPYVGHRCVDWIDEKRDRCRRYAPPALCEGRIRNERFCIDRYEYPNEAGALPVVMVSFIEARDACQTEGKRLCTEDEWTFACEGEERLPYPYGYERDATACNIDRPHILPDFEAFSDDWKIAPEVARLDKRVASGAMPRCVSPFGVHDMTGNVDEWTLNEMPNRDAGVDISSLKGGYFGPIRARCRPATHSHNRWFRFYQVGFRCCASAKAD; via the coding sequence GTGCGCGTCCTGGCGCTCGTCGGGGTTGTCGCCCTCGCGGGGTGTGATCGGGAGCGGGAGGCGCCGCGGCCGGCGCCCTCCCGGCCGGCGCCCTCCGTGGTGGCGTCCACCGCGCCGCGAGACGCCGCCGCCGACGTGAGCCTGAGGCCGGGGCCATGTCCGGACGGCATGGTGTTGATCAGCGGAGCGTATTGCCCCTATGTCGGTCATCGCTGCGTCGACTGGATCGACGAGAAGCGCGACCGCTGCCGGCGATATGCGCCTCCTGCATTGTGCGAGGGCCGCATCCGAAACGAGAGGTTTTGCATCGATCGCTACGAGTATCCGAACGAAGCGGGGGCCTTGCCGGTGGTGATGGTGAGCTTCATCGAAGCCCGGGACGCGTGCCAGACGGAGGGCAAGCGACTGTGCACCGAGGACGAATGGACCTTCGCCTGCGAGGGCGAGGAGCGGCTTCCCTATCCGTACGGATACGAGCGGGATGCCACGGCCTGTAACATCGATCGCCCTCATATCCTGCCGGACTTCGAAGCGTTCTCCGACGACTGGAAAATCGCGCCGGAAGTGGCGAGGCTGGACAAGCGCGTGGCGAGCGGTGCAATGCCACGCTGCGTGAGCCCCTTCGGCGTGCACGACATGACGGGGAACGTCGACGAGTGGACCTTGAACGAGATGCCGAACCGCGACGCGGGCGTCGACATCTCGAGTCTCAAAGGCGGCTATTTCGGACCCATCCGCGCACGCTGTCGGCCGGCCACCCACTCCCACAACCGCTGGTTTCGCTTCTACCAGGTGGGCTTCCGCTGCTGTGCGTCGGCGAAGGCGGATTGA